The genomic DNA TCCCACCGGACAATGAAAAACCCCGGCCCACCAAGGTGGGCCGGGGAATTCCTGCGGTGCGCGAGGGGGGACTTGAACCCCCACGCCCTTTCGAGCACACGGACCTGAACCGTGCGCGTCTACCAATTCCGCCACTCGCGCATATCTTCGACACCGGGTCATGGAGGCGCCGAGGCCGAAGGTTCCCCTAGGTTACCCCTGCCGGTCCCTCAGCCAAAACCGGCTCGCTCGACAGTAACGAACACCACGTCCATCTCTCTCAGCGCATGCTCTCGGCCTCGTCGAAGGCGTCCTGGATATCGCCCGGGTCGATTCGACGGCGGCCGACGACGACGTACAACACCGTCGCGGCCAGCACGGCCGGGACCCCGACCAGCGCGGCGATCTGCATGCTCGGTCGCACCGCGATGGTGGCGAACACCGCGAGCAGGCCCACCATGCCCAGTGCCGCGGCGAGGATCCCGCCGGGCATCCGGAAGGTCCCGCCCGTGATCCCGCTGCGGCGGAAACGGATGTAGGTGGCCAGGATCAGCGCCCACACCATGATCACGGCGAACACCACCAGGCTCATCATGTAGCCGAACACGCCGCCGACACCGCTGAAGGCGAGCAGTGCCGCCCCCACCAGGCCGATGCAGCTCAGGGCGATGCCGACCACCGGCACGCGGCGGGCCGTGGTGTAGGCGGCGAAGCGTGGGGCGAGGCCGTCGGAGGCCAGGGAGTGGATCATGCGGCTGCCGGCGTAGAGGTTCGCATTGGCTGCCGACAGTGCGGCGATGAGCACCAGCAGGTTGGTGATGTCGGCGGCGCCGGGGATCCCGATCCGGTCGAAGACCATGACGAACGGGGAGGTCGCGACGTCGTCTTCGATGTCGGCGGCCTCCCGCCACGGCACCAGGCACAGCACGATGCCGATGCAGAACACATAGAAGAACGCCAGACGCACGATGGTGGTCCGCGCGGCGGTGCGGATGGACCGGGCGGGGTCCTTGGCCTCGGCGGCGGTGATCGAGAGCAGCTCGATGCCGCCGAAAGAGAACATCACCACCGACAGCGCGATCCACACCGGGGCCCAGCCCATCGGGGCGAAGCCTCCGTCGGCCGTGAGCTCGACGAGCCCGAGGGCCGGTGCGCTCGGCATCCCGAAGAACACCAGCACGAGGCCGATCACGATGAACACGAACACCGCGATCACCTTGATCGAGGACAGCACGAACTCCACCGCCCCGAAGGAGCCGACGCTGGAGAGGTTGATCCCGAGGATCACCGCGGCGAACAGGATGATCCCGGCCCAGATGGGGATCGCGGGCACCCAGTAGGAGAGGTAGGCGGCGCAGGCCACGAGCTCGGCACCGGTCACCGAGACGGTGACGATCCAGTACAGCCAGCGGGAGAGGTAGCCCCAGAACGGGGAGAGGTAGCGGGCGGCGAGGGTGCCGAAGCCGCCGCGCACGGGGTGGCGGGAGGCCATCTCCCCCATCGCCAGCGCCACGGAAGCGGCGATCAGGGAGCCCAGGGCGAAGGAGATGATCACGGCGGGGCCGGCGATGCCGATCGCCTGGCCCGAGCCGAGGAACAGCCCGGTACCGAGAGCGGAGCCCATGGCGATCATCGCCATCTGGCCGTGACCGAGGGAACGGGCGAGGCCCTGGTGACCGCCCTCAGCGGGCCGGCCCGGGTCGGTGGGCGCTGAGGACGCGGAGGAGGGAGACGGGGTGTTCACCCGCACGAGGATACGAGAGACGGGCCGGGTGTGCGCGAGCGGTGTCCTCACCTGCCCTACCGGGCGGCTCAGTACTCCTTGCGCAACTCCTCCCGGACGGACTCGTTCAATCCCACCAGGAGCAGGATCGCGGCGGGCACGAGGACCAACAGCCCGGCGAGGCCGACGGCGGGAAGGAGAGTGAGGCCGTAGCCGATCGATCCCAGGACGATGGCAATCGCGATGAGGGGCACGGTGTGGCCACGGCGGGGCCTGCGGCGGGTCGGGGGAGGCTCGGTCTTCGTGGTCTGTTCGGTGATCGTCATGTCCCGACTCTGCCCGACCCCGGAACGGGGGACATCATGCGAGGGGAGGAACCCAGATCGGAGATGGTCGATGCTGCGGTCGACGAAGGTCGGAGGCCGCTCGGCCACCGAAGCGCGCTGGGAACGCCCTCAGGCAAGGCCCGCCCGATACTGGTCGATCGCGTCCTTGGCCTCCTTGAGGCCCGCCCCGGTGTGTTCGCGGTACACCTTGATGGCCGCGATGTCCTTGCCCTCGGCGACGAGCCGACGGGACTCGGCCGGGATGTTCGGCCCCACCTCACCGCGCAGGCGGAGGAGCTCCTCCTGGCCGATGTCCGCGCGTGCGGCCAGCACGTCGACCAGCCCTTCCAGATCTCGGATCTGTGCCTGCAGGCTGTCGATGTGCACCTGCTGCTGCCTGCTTCGTCCGAACATGCGCTGAGCCTACTGCTCCTCCGGATCCTGTATCCGGGGTGCCCGCGGTGGACGTGCCTGATCGGCCCGAGAGCAGAAACGGGCCTGGGCGAGATCCACGCGAAGAAACCCCTGCACCGACGTGGTGCAGGGGCTCCTCAGGACATACGCGATCAATCCGGGCGATCAGGAACTCTCCGACTCTCCTGACCTCCTACCGCTCGTACCTCGCAGTACGTCGATCAGGCCCTACCGAACTGCCCGATCTCCTACCGCTCGTACCTCGCAGTACGTCGATCAGGCCTTGACGGCGCTCTTGGCGGCGACGACCTGGATGACGAGGTTCGCGAAGACGTCCTCGTGCAGGCGCACGGTGGCCTTGTGCTCACCGAGCGAGCGGATCGGCGTGGGGAACTCGACGGTGCGACGGTCGATGTCCTTGTCGAACATCGCCTTCACGCCCTCGGCGACCTCCTTGGAGGCCACGGCACCGAAGAGGCGGCCGTTGTCGCCGGCGCGCTCGGCGATGACGACGGGCTTGGACTCGAGGGTCGCCTTGAGGGACTGCGCCTCCTCGAGGCTGGCGATCGCGCGCTTGCCGCGGGCCGCACGGATCTGGTCGAGCTGACGCTGACCGCCCTTGGTCCACGGGGTGGCGAGGCCGCGAGGCAGCAGGAAGTTGCGGGCGTAGCCGTCGCGGACATCGACGATGTCCCCGGCGGTGCCGAGACCCGTGACCTCATGGGTGAGGATGAGCTTGCTGGTCATGTGCTTCCCTTCCTCGCTCAGCGGCCGGAGGTGGAGTACGGCAGCAGCGCGATCTCGCGGGCGTTCTTCACGGCCTTCGCGATCTTGCGCTGCTCCTGGACGGTGACGCCGGTGACCCGACGGGCGCGGATCTTGCCGCGGTCGGAGACGAACTTGCGCAGCAGCGCGGCGTCCTTGTAGTCGACGGTCTCGAGACCGGCGGCCTTCAGCGGGTTCTGCTTCTTCTTCGGCTTGCGAAGAACAGGCTTGGCCATCGTGGTGCTCCTTCTTTCTGAGGGGAGCCCGGGCATGCACCCGGGATGGAATGGATCTGGAACTGCAGCGATCGGTGCGGACGCCTCACGCGCTCAGGCCCGTGCGGCGTCAGCGGTCACGATCAGAAGGGAGGGTCGTCGTACCCGCCCTGATTGCCGCCGCCGGCCCACGGGTCGGCGGAGGGAGCGCCCTGCGGGGCATTGTTGTAACCGCCCTGACCGCCGTAACCACCCTGGCCGCCGCCCTGCGGGGCACCGCCCTGGGGGCCACCGCCGCCGAAGCCGCCCTGGCCGCCGCGTCCGCCGCCGCGCTGGACCTTGTTGGCCTTCGCGGTCGCGTAGCGCAGCGAGGGGCCGATCTCGTCGACGTCCAGCTCGATGCTGGTGCGGTTGTTGCCCTCACGGTCGGTGAAGGAGCGCTGCTTGAGGCGACCCTGCGCGATCACGCGGGCACCCTTCTCCAGCGACTCGGCCACGTTCTCCGCGGCATCGCGCCAGATGGAACAGCGCAGGAACAGAGCCTCGCCGTCCTTCCACTCGTTCGTCTGACGGTCGAAGCTGCGCGGGGTGGACGCGATGGTGAAGGACGCGACCGCGATGCCGGACTGCGTGAAACGCAGCTCGGGATCAGCGGTGAGGTTGCCGATCACCGTGATGACGGTGTCATTCGCCATGGATGCTCCTCTGCTCCGGGGTCGGTAGGTGTGGTGCGGGGATCAGTGAGCGCAGGTCACTTGGCGTCGAGCCGCATGACCTTGGTGCGCAGGACGGACTCGTTGAGCCCCAGCTGGCGGTCCAGCTCCTGGGAGGTCTCGGTCTTCGCGGTGAAGCTGAGGACGATGTAGATGCCCTCGGTCTTCTTGTCGATCTCGTAGGCGAACTTCCGC from Brachybacterium sacelli includes the following:
- a CDS encoding amino acid permease, coding for MAMIAMGSALGTGLFLGSGQAIGIAGPAVIISFALGSLIAASVALAMGEMASRHPVRGGFGTLAARYLSPFWGYLSRWLYWIVTVSVTGAELVACAAYLSYWVPAIPIWAGIILFAAVILGINLSSVGSFGAVEFVLSSIKVIAVFVFIVIGLVLVFFGMPSAPALGLVELTADGGFAPMGWAPVWIALSVVMFSFGGIELLSITAAEAKDPARSIRTAARTTIVRLAFFYVFCIGIVLCLVPWREAADIEDDVATSPFVMVFDRIGIPGAADITNLLVLIAALSAANANLYAGSRMIHSLASDGLAPRFAAYTTARRVPVVGIALSCIGLVGAALLAFSGVGGVFGYMMSLVVFAVIMVWALILATYIRFRRSGITGGTFRMPGGILAAALGMVGLLAVFATIAVRPSMQIAALVGVPAVLAATVLYVVVGRRRIDPGDIQDAFDEAESMR
- a CDS encoding ribosomal protein L7/L12 codes for the protein MFGRSRQQQVHIDSLQAQIRDLEGLVDVLAARADIGQEELLRLRGEVGPNIPAESRRLVAEGKDIAAIKVYREHTGAGLKEAKDAIDQYRAGLA
- the rplI gene encoding 50S ribosomal protein L9, which encodes MTSKLILTHEVTGLGTAGDIVDVRDGYARNFLLPRGLATPWTKGGQRQLDQIRAARGKRAIASLEEAQSLKATLESKPVVIAERAGDNGRLFGAVASKEVAEGVKAMFDKDIDRRTVEFPTPIRSLGEHKATVRLHEDVFANLVIQVVAAKSAVKA
- the rpsR gene encoding 30S ribosomal protein S18; the protein is MAKPVLRKPKKKQNPLKAAGLETVDYKDAALLRKFVSDRGKIRARRVTGVTVQEQRKIAKAVKNAREIALLPYSTSGR
- a CDS encoding single-stranded DNA-binding protein; translated protein: MANDTVITVIGNLTADPELRFTQSGIAVASFTIASTPRSFDRQTNEWKDGEALFLRCSIWRDAAENVAESLEKGARVIAQGRLKQRSFTDREGNNRTSIELDVDEIGPSLRYATAKANKVQRGGGRGGQGGFGGGGPQGGAPQGGGQGGYGGQGGYNNAPQGAPSADPWAGGGNQGGYDDPPF
- the rpsF gene encoding 30S ribosomal protein S6, whose product is MRKYEMVVILDPSVDERTVTETFEKLVQVIPNEGGTIDNVDVWGKRKFAYEIDKKTEGIYIVLSFTAKTETSQELDRQLGLNESVLRTKVMRLDAK